The Thunnus thynnus chromosome 22, fThuThy2.1, whole genome shotgun sequence genome includes a window with the following:
- the LOC137174540 gene encoding uncharacterized protein, whose product MDGLQVITCVLLVVTSDLSAAQQVSADCSTCPPGYYVEQNCSMEADGRLIGVLCKLCRQCSAVGQVTVEECSMFADSRCGDVTTPVFTATPTPAAAAVSAPKDSIILIVIIISVFMILLLGLLLLLMLCCRNYHSHQREKPLPPHNKPLPFQNESLLLHNKSLLFHNKPLPSHNKTLLLDNKPLPPHDKLLPCWSQSSFSPGEVQVQSRYSPGEV is encoded by the exons ATGGACGGACTACAG GTGATCACGTGTGTTCTGCTGgtggtgacctctgacctcagcgCTGCTCAGCAGGTGTCTGCAGACTGTTCCACATGTCCTCCAG GTTACTATGTGGAGCAGAACTGCAGTATGGAGGCTGACGGGAGGTTAATAGGAGTCCTCTGTAAACTCTGCAGACAGTGTTCAG ctgttggtcaggtgactgtggaggagTGCTCCATGTTTGCTGACTCGCGGTGCGGCGATGTAACTACACCTGTCTTCACAGCGACGCCcacacctgctgcagctgctg tcTCTGCTCCTAAAGATTCGATCATCCTCATTGTGAT aatcatttctgttttcatgatCCTGCTGCTTGGTCTGCTCCTCCTGCTGATGCTCTGCTGCAGAAACTACCACAGTCACCAGCGTGAGAAGCCCCTCCCACCTCACAACAAACCCCTCCCATTTCAGAACGAGTCCCTCCTACTTCACAACAAGTCCCTCCTATTTCACAACAAGCCCCTCCCGTCTCACAACAAGACCCTCCTACTCGACAACAAGCCACTCCCTCCTCATGACAAGCTCCTGCCCTGTTGGAGTCAGTCCAGCTTTAGTCCAGGTGAAGTCCAGGTACAATCCAGGTACAGTCCAGGTGAAGTCTAG
- the LOC137174284 gene encoding uncharacterized protein, whose product METHTEVAMANKTEIHAADRTSSPNEEPAKLTGRRPRRLAAITVGRRGQRGKRRGPVDKGRGPTEKRRGQKEKRRGQEEKKEGVTVKRTWSGGKRRWNKKHYCVFCRRPQVKIARHLLRKHADQQEVVAASTLPTGSKERHLLLEQLRCKGNYLHNIEVIRQGSGEIVPCRQPSEDVDARNYLPCPLCLGFFLRADLWKHQASCRKKLTSDLSRDPASYLTAETTSDPVKDMTSDPIKDSTSEPVKNTTSDPVKDSTSDPVKHTTSDVTGELGCDPAGERTANFTEDTPPDPPGDASIVDQTGTKRPVTSDPGAEQSITSDPDGQQNLTSDTGAEQPRKRYRVQAAASRLLPISSGASESCSEVLHRMNQDLVSHQVKSDWLICKYGNKLMGNQDGSQRKYGYVSQKLRELGRFLLAAKSLDSGIETLQDLLAPGRLSLALAAARKASGYRWSRPPLAVKTTLKTVCEIAIGESLQDGDWEAAAKTTDFYHLLGRDWDNLGLLTPDPDTAAPVGEAKLKKRSVQSRSEKEGKKSGPVQSDLRPQIPSKTSIRPVESRLQPPITVPVAPRKVHRRPWSSAEKEAVWRQLGVHVLVQSVPGKEVCQRCLDLEPVLRGRHWKDIKNQVHNQIQSQKKQQFHAQMDLQENQEQQDQIQNQKKQQQLYEAAQMNHQAKDHIQNQKKQQYPTQMDHQDHTQNQKKQQYHIPMVHQDQDHTQSQKKQQYPDQMDHQDQNHIQNQKKHQYTSQMDQQDHIQIHKKQLCHARLDHQDHIQVHKKQLYQMDQQNQGLQTTLDRDTSLLTGTPYGSDGPHRAPGQSLLDRDHIGPYTLPHRAPGPHMDQLLSRTVWTDESLVQNYPISRQLTRNLLQDTAPGGPPPNPHSGHIHF is encoded by the exons ATGGAGACCCACACTGAGGTTGCCATGGCGAACAAGACAGAGATCCACGCCGCTGACCGGACCTCCTCTCCTAACGAAGAGCCAGCAAAGCTCACCGGCCGCCGGCCCCGCCGCCTCGCTGCCATCACCGTAGGGAGGCGGGGCCAGAGAGGGAAGAGGCGGGGCCCTGTAGACAAGGGGCGTGGTCCAACAGAGAAGAGGCGTGGTCAAAAGGAGAAGAGGCGGGGccaggaagagaagaaggagggtGTGACGGTGAAGAGGACGTGGAGCGGCGGGAAGCGGCGGTGGAATAAGAAACATTACTGTGTGTTCTGCCGCCGGCCACAGGTAAAGATTGCTCGCCACCTGCTGAGGAAACACGCCGATCAACAGGAAGTGGTCGCTGCCAGCACGCTTCCCACTGGATCCAAAGAACGCCACCTGCTGCTGGAACAGCTGCGCTGCAAAGGGAACTACCTGCACAACATAGAG GTGATCAGACAGGGCAGTGGTGAGATCGTGCCGTGTCGTCAGCCATCAGAGGACGTGGATGCGAGGAACTACCTTCCCTGCCCGCTGTGCCTCGGCTTCTTTCTGCGCGCCGACCTCTGGAAACATCAGGCCTCCTGCCGCAAGaagctgacctctgacctctccagAGACCCTGCCTCCTACCTCACCGCAGAGACCACCTCTGACCCTGTTAAGgacatgacctctgaccccatTAAGGACTCGACATCTGAGCCTGTTAAGAACACGACCTCTGATCCTGTTAAGGACTCGACCTCTGACCCCGTTAAGCACACGACCTCTGACGTTACAGGTGAGTTGGGCTGTGATCCAGCAGGTGAAAGGACCGCTAATTTTACAGAGGACACGCCTCCTGATCCCCCAGGAGACGCGTCCATAGTGGACCAGACTGGGACCAAACGgcctgtgacctctgaccccggGGCAGAGCAGAGCATAACCTCTGACCCCGATGGGCAGCAGAACCTGACCTCTGACACCGGGGCGGAGCAGCCCAGGAAGCGCTACAGGGTTCAGGCTGCAGCGTCCCGCCTCCTGCCAATCTCAAGCGGGGCGTCTGAGAGCTGCAGCGAAGTCCTGCACCGCATGAACCAGGACCTCGTCTCACACCag GTCAAATCTGATTGGTTGATCTGTAAATATGGTAACAAGCTGATGGGGAACCAGGATGGCAGTCAGAGGAAGTACGGCTACGTGAGCCAGAAGCTGCGGGAGCTCGGCAGGTTCCTGCTGGCTGCTAAGTCCCTGGACTCGGGCATTGAGACCCTCCAGGATCTCTTGGCGCCAGGTCGCCTCAGTTTGGCGCTAGCTGCCGCTAGGAAGGCGTCCGGTTACCGTTGGAGCCGCCCCCCGCTGGCAGTGAAGACCACACTGAAAACGGTCTGTGAGATCGCCATCGGAGAGAGTCTGCAGGATGGCGACTGGGAGGCCGCGGCCAAGACCACCGACTTCTACCACCTGCTGGGGAGGGACTGGGACAACCTGGGGCTGCTGACCCCTGACCCTGACACAG cGGCGCCGGTTGGAGAAGCGAAGCTGAAGAAACGATCCGTCCAATCAAGAAGTGAGAAGGAGGGTAAGAAGTCTGGTCCGGTGCAGTCTGACCTGAGACCACAAA TTCCATCAAAGACCAGTATCAGACCAGTGGAGTCCAGACTGCAGCCTCCCATCACAG TCCCTGTGGCGCCGAGGAAGGTCCACCGGCGCCCCTGGTCTTCTGCAGAGAAGGAGGCGGTCTGGAGACAGCTAGGAGTCCATGTGCTGGTCCAGTCAGTACCGGGTAAGGAGGTTTGTCAGCGATGTCTGGACCTGGAGCCGGTCCTCAGAGGACGACACTGGAAAGACATCAAGAACCAGGTCCACAACCAGATCCAGAGCCAAAAGAAGCAGCAGTTCCATGCTCAGATGGACCTTCAGGAGAACCAGGAACAACAAGACCAGATCCAAAAtcagaagaagcagcagcagctgtatgAGGCGGCTCAGATGAACCATCAGGCCAAGGACCACATCCAGAACCAGAAAAAACAGCAGTACCCTACCCAGATGGACCACCAGGACCACACCCAGAACCAGAAGAAACAGCAGTACCATATTCCAATGGTCCACCAGGACCAAGACCACACCCAGAGCCAAAAGAAACAGCAGTACCCTGACCAGATGGACCACCAGGACCAGAACCACATTCAGAACCAGAAGAAACATCAGTATACGTCCCAGATGGACCAACAAGACCACATTCAAATCCACAAAAAGCAGCTGTGCCATGCTAGATTGGACCACCAGGACCACATCCAGGTCCACAAGAAGCAGCTGTACCAAATGGACCAGCAGAACCAAGGACTGCAGACCACCCTGGACCGGGACACGTCTTTACTGACAGGGACCCCTTACGGGTCTGATGGGCCACATCGAGCCCCTGGACAGTCTCTGCTGGACCGGGACCACATCGGTCCATACACACTTCCCCATCGGGCCCCGGGACCCCACATGGACCAGTTGCTGTCCAGGACTGTGTGGACAGACGAGTCCCTGGTCCAGAACTACCCAATCAGCAGGCAGCTGACCAGGAACCTCCTCCAGGATACGGCCCCAGGTGGACCACCACCCAACCCGCACTCTGGACACATCCACTTCTGA